CAGGTGACCCATAGACCTCCGAGGAGAAACCTAGTGACTCACAGTGTGTGCGTATTGACTCTAGTCTTGCATTGAGCTGCTTGTTGACATCGTCCAGGTTAACCACAACGTGTGCATAGCGCCGTTGAATATCAGGAGTGACCGTGAGCTGTCTGGCATTCTGGGAATAGTTATGAGAACAATAGTACATGTGATGAGAGAACAATAGTAATGAGAACTGTCTTGAATGAAGCTTAGAAGACCAAGAGAACACATAATCACATACATTTATAATATAGCACAGCACAGTCTGTGTTTGTACACTGTAAACATACAACTTTTGACAGTATTTATAACCCTAATGTGCCCCCCACAAAAAATTACAACTTGGGATTCTCACACACGTAATTATTTAGCAGTGGTAACAAAAAATAGCTCTTcgtacacataataattatagaaacacacatgtacacaattacaTACATAATATCTACTCACCAGTTTTTCAACTTCTTTATTTAAAGTGCCCAGTTTCTTTATCTTCTCCTGCTTCAGTTGTAGCAGCTTTGACAGCTCAGCCTGCATAAGCAATCACACTAAATGAACACACAAAAATGGGCAACAGAAAGCTTGTAAGATTCTAGTATAAGCCTTATTATGGACACACGATTGTACACAGTATAAAGATAATAAAGCATATGAACACACGATTGTACTACGCTGTCAACATTATTCAAACAAGGCCCTACATGTACCACCACGTGCACAGCATATCAAATTATATACAAATGAAACCAGTTATGCTagtctacaatgtacatggtGCCAAAAACATTGGATCCTTACCACTTGTTTCAAGAAGATCACTTGTGGCCCTTCAACTTCagacatctcagagctaccctgTGTCTCTATAGAGGAGAGAATAAATGCAATGAGCATCAATATTACATAATCATAAATTATTCAGGTATTCTGTACCTGATGGAGCGATTTGAGAGAGAGCAGTTGTGTCATTCAGCATCTTTCGTCTGTAAAGGAGCGAATACATGTAATTCattacatacaatgtacatgtacatgtatgttcctTGCATTTAGAATTGGCTctgtaactttagttctgaTAGCACAAATttaacaattttatgattttctgaaagcttagaaggagctctttcagatggtatgcttaAATGTAaaatttggaacgggccataatttcccattttcggaaaaagaccatgggctatagcccatggtcgtttgtcaaaaacaggcccaaaatagacttttggattttaacacatcatctgaatgGGCAAAGttcaagctttcagaaaatcataaatttaacgttattggaccatcGGAACTAAAgctatggccgttcaaagatgctctatttagTGCTAGCAAATATAGTGTGTAttaatacatacatgcatacgtacatgcatacgTACAGAGACGTATGTACCTTGCTGGAGATGAGGTAAGAAAAGGATCTGACTTctgaagaaagaaagaaaaaaagtGGAATTTAATATAGTACTGGGCATTAGCAATTGTCTAATCGCTAAAGTTTACATGGTTAATCCATTATTCTCAACTTACAGCGTCTGGAGAGAAGAAGCTGTTGGACATTCTAGAGGTTTCTGGCAGGGAGGGGCgtggtctgtgtgtgtgtgggtgggggtatgagtgtgtgtgtgtgtgtgttgtatacATACTGAAATAGACATACTAACATGTGCagttgtacaatgtacacgGATGGGCAGGGATTTCCTAGCCACTCAAACACAAGAGAAAAAGCCAAAGAAAGTTTGTACAGAGGTTTAGTTGTATATGTATGTCCAATCATACACATAAACAGCAAGTCTGCAAATATGAACACTAGTATACTCACGGTGTTCTTGATTGTATGTGTTGGAAGAAGTCTCTGGGAGGCCATTGTGTCTTCTGTGATGCCTCCAGTGAGGACACACTGATCACTTCTGTCAGCTCAGCACTCTGGAGGAGGAGAACAAGTATCACCAATGAagttgatgatctttacccaaacACTATTgtacacactactgtatatacgtacatgtatgtacatgttctGTACTACAGACTATTTACCTGCTCAGGCAGCACTTGCCTATGGCTAGTAAGCAATTCTACAATACAGAGAACTAGGAATGGTAGGCCAACCCCGGGAAggtccccccccacacacacgtacacacttaCTCTTATCTCTGTGTCTGGGATTGGATGATTTCCGAGGCCTGGCCTATCAAAAGTGACCCAGTAGCGATGTTTATCGATGTCCACAGCATCAACAGTGCCAGTGTAGAAGCCTCTCTTATGCTCTCTAGCTGAGGCTAGTCGAGCAGTTACCTTGGTGCCTACTACCAACAGGGCGGGCAGCTCGTCAGGGAGGTCCTTATACTGGGACATGTTGTCTGAGATGATCTgcacaagtgtgtgtgtgtgtgtgtgtgtgtgtgtgtgtgtgtgtgtgtgtggtgtgtggtgtgtgtgtgtgtgtgtgtgtgtgtgtgtgtgtgtgtggtgtgtgtgtgtgtgtgtgtgtgtgtgtgtgtgtgtgtgtgtgtgtgtgtgtttttgatATGTACAGTAAACCCAGTGGTGACCACTATAGAGCAAACACTGGTCATAATGTGCAACTTCCATACACCTATTGTGTTCTCAGCCTCACCATTCCTTGGTGCACTTGTCTCTGTAGCTGTCTTATTTTCTTTCTCCTAAACTCCAAGAGAGTTCTCTCCTCTGCAAAGAATGTCGGAGAGCAGCGTCGTGGTTTGCCCATGAGGCGACGAAGCTGATGCCACTGTACACGAGTCAGGGAGcgagtctgtgtgtgtggatagtgtgttcaatgaataattatacgtataattatacatcatcATGTGCAGGGATCTGCCCACGAATTTTCAAGTGGGGCTATATTTAATTACACAAACAAGACATTATGACCAGCTCCAAAATTACGATTTAAGCGATTAAAATTGAAAGAGCTCCTTGAAATTGGACTCTAGTTTAATACAGAGCCTACTTTAGTATCTCTAACTTGTAACCTTTAACATACTAAAATGCAGGGGGTCTAAAGTACTGTACACATGGACTATAAATAAAAGGGACAAATTCTTGAATAATCAAATTTTTTTGGCACTAATAAACTGTTTATTTAAGGGCCCAGCCAAGCAGGTACGGTATACACATAAATAATACACAATTTGGACTGTCTCTATGAGCTGAACATACCTTGAGATCTGGAAACATTTCTTGAAGGCATCTACAGAAATCATTTTCTCCAACCAGCAATGGCCTACAGAGATACTATGAATAAATCAAATCACACGTGTTTGTATATGGTTTAGACGCTATTTTTAACTTCATTGTTTTGTGCTATAGAACACAGCTTACCAACACGATTTCAACATCAAACCAACTTTACTTACTGATCGATATCAGAGTAGAACCATTCGTAATAGCACCACTTGTGAGCTTTGGGTAACTTCAACAGGTTCCTGAAACGACTGCTCACAGAAAGCTGTACAGAACAAGACAGGTGCAGTAATGAACTCATTGTTAGTATTGCCAGTCAAACAGACCACAAAGCTTTTGCAACTGTAAGCTAATGACCAGAGAAGCACTATAAAGGTATAGCTAGCGCACACACAAAGCCATTGTAGTTATATTGCTAGTGTACTCTAGTatagcagggtgtcatacaggattttgaagcagaggggggaaataagaaaagtaaccagaacattttgctaaaaaaaaaggtcaactgttatttcaataccctgttagtatgtaaaattgccagctatggacactcaatcatacaactagtacctgaatgcaaaaaaAGGGGGATaaccccccccctgtatgacaccatGGGGaggatacccccccccctgtatgacaccatGGGGAGGAtaccccccccctgtatgacaccctgtacagtataataatacatgtacattacttACTAGGGTGGCTTGATCAGAACGAAGAAGCTTGGACGGTGACTGTAAGAAAATCGTAAGTATTTTTATATAATCAACAAACTTGCACTAGACTAACAAAAATCTCGTAATAGACATACCCTCTTTGAAGGAGAGGCAGTGAGAGATCTATTCAGAGGCTTGACATCAATCTCCTGTGTAGGGTTCAAAGTACATGTGCTAAGGTGAAAATAGAGATGAATTCCACagcaaatcaatgaatatgaCATCAGATAATCAAAATTTtgtaatgtatacatgtaccaaccAAACCCTCCCCACACATACCGTGTACATGATGCATAAGTTACAGTTCACATAAGTCAAATATTCTCTCACCATGAGTCCATTCTCAGCCCCCTCTCCTCCACTGCTGTCTGACACACTGTTCTGGAGGCCAGACGAGTCATTCGAGAAGTCAAGCTTTCGGCTGCTCAGTGCAGAGTgctgcgtatgtgtgtgtgtgtgtgatgtgtgtgtgtgtgtgaggtgtgtgtgggtgtacataTTATGTATAGCATTTATTATGCTATGAAATTAAAAAAATGAGTGAGCTATTTTAACACAATATGGTGGGGGTTACATCAcagtaagtacatgtaatactggGACACTATAAATACATACAGTGAATGAACAATGTACAGACATCCCTGTACACAATGCACAAGAGCTGTATTACAGTGGACTACACTCAAGGACATTATGCAATTAGTTACATTCAAGCTCTTCTTTGGTGAGCTGCTGTGAGTGATGTGTTTGGGAGTTTTCTTTCGTGGGGAAGTCCTCAAACCTTTCTCCATCGCCCGTCTACGCCTGGCACTCTCTGTGGCGATTAGaaattatacataatatataGTGTCCCGATTAAACGGTGTTAATAGGTTAATACAGGCACTGTTGGTATAAACTTTAATAGCTGTGTTTCATTGTCTACCCAACATTTCAAATTTCTGCTTTGGAAAATACGGTATAAAGTTAAGAACTTCTTATGGACACTTTTTTTATTTACACCTCTGTACATAATAACATGTATTTGGCAGGCTCGAAGGAAATTGATTACAACACGGTCAACAAATAACAGCGCTTAGAAGGCTTGCACCCATATTAAAGACAACATGGCTAAATGATATCATTTAACAAATTAACATTATACATACACAAAATGCACAATAATAAAACGACTGCCTCGGGAAAAATCAGAGGGAGTATCGAAATTCTAGAAATCACACGtcaacagtgtacatgtatatacatatgtACACGGAAAAAGCAACAAACCTTTCAGGTCTATTAGAACGTCTGCAGCCGGCAGAGGGAGGTCTTCAGAACCTACGAGAGGGCACTACAATAATAAGCAGTGGTTCTGTCATGTGTCTACGTATGTGTATAATAAGACGATAattacgataattattattttaatttTAAAAAGTACGTATTATTTTTTTACTATTACAGGGCATGAAACACTTGAAATTAGTTTCGAACACACACCGGGAACTAGTAGACTAGCAGCTACTATAACCGCCCACCCCTCCCTCTCAACACCAGCGGTAAGGTCATTAGGTGGGGAAATAAACACAAACTACGTATGCTCAAaaaccacacaccacatgtTTAGTGGTTGGCCCAGACATTAATAGCTACATGCCCTAGATTGTAAAGCTACATTCATTGAGCCTAAAAGAAGTCTTAGTACTATTTAAGATGTCGTAATGGTATCAAACTTCATAGCTTGAGGCACTGTATACATACACTCCCTTGTTACATGTAGAGAGCTTAGAAACAAGCCTTTTGAGAGCAAGAACAAACAGTAACACATACACAGAGAGTTTATGAGCTGTACAAGCTCAGAAGCAACGTACCTGACTCGCAATGATTCTTACTCGCTTGTTTGGGACTCAAATTGGTCTTCGCCATTTTTCATATTTCAGTCGTTATACCTaccgcgcatgcgcactggGCGCCCCACATGGCATAACGAGCAACGCCCACCCGGAGCTCCACGTGGACCTAGCTAGCAGCAATGGATGAAAGTGAAGTGAACcatattcaagcttctttCTTTACAAAGGACTCCAGGTACAATTTATATATACtctataatagttagacaatGTGTAGGAGATGTCTCTTAAAAGCCAAAGAAACTGTACCCAAATTAGGCTAAATTGCCCTAATCTTTAACTATTTGTATGTACTTGCTGATGATTTTTTCTGCCTGCTCAGATATTTTGTTCAAGACACCTCTTTTTCTCTGCCTGTGAATGTGACTCCTACAGAACTATCGTCCCTCATTTGTCAGCTACTAGAGAGTGAGTTTACTATAAATTAGCGGTCCACTACTTAAAGTATCTAACCAAAATTTAATTACTAGACCGACTTAATTGTTATCTTTTGAGCCATATTAGCATAAGAAATAaagttgtgtataattataattatggttgtatAATTACTCGTGTGTGTATTTAAACACTGCAGGCAATGAGGCGGATACATCCAACAAGCTATCATCAACACAGTTTGATTTCCTCATAAATGGAGAGTTGATTCGAGACAGCCTCGATTCCCACGTCACCTCCCGTGATCTCCCTACCGAGAATGTGATAGCTATCGAGTATGTAGAGCgttcagcccctccctctctcACGGAGGAGCTG
The Halichondria panicea chromosome 14, odHalPani1.1, whole genome shotgun sequence DNA segment above includes these coding regions:
- the LOC135347689 gene encoding protein lin-9 homolog isoform X2, which codes for MEKGLRTSPRKKTPKHITHSSSPKKSLNHSALSSRKLDFSNDSSGLQNSVSDSSGGEGAENGLMEIDVKPLNRSLTASPSKRSPSKLLRSDQATLLSVSSRFRNLLKLPKAHKWCYYEWFYSDIDQPLLVGENDFCRCLQEMFPDLKTRSLTRVQWHQLRRLMGKPRRCSPTFFAEERTLLEFRRKKIRQLQRQVHQGMIISDNMSQYKDLPDELPALLVVGTKVTARLASAREHKRGFYTGTVDAVDIDKHRYWVTFDRPGLGNHPIPDTEIRSAELTEVISVSSLEASQKTQWPPRDFFQHIQSRTPPRPSLPETSRMSNSFFSPDAKSDPFLTSSPARRKMLNDTTALSQIAPSETQGSSEMSEVEGPQVIFLKQVAELSKLLQLKQEKIKKLGTLNKEVEKLNARQLTVTPDIQRRYAHVVVNLDDVNKQLNARLESIRTHCESLGFSSEVYGSPDLSTMEQAVKITGECNSKLEATGSGVKEPRLVNLVGNLTGLLIQIEKLSKSGSSLDLSSLSTFMGEIEKTVHPQNKKYFQDRVETPITLIQSGMNPGGTLHAFSTRPGHNRTYLRQVPPYS
- the LOC135347689 gene encoding protein lin-9 homolog isoform X1 encodes the protein MAKTNLSPKQASKNHCESGSEDLPLPAADVLIDLKESARRRRAMEKGLRTSPRKKTPKHITHSSSPKKSLNHSALSSRKLDFSNDSSGLQNSVSDSSGGEGAENGLMEIDVKPLNRSLTASPSKRSPSKLLRSDQATLLSVSSRFRNLLKLPKAHKWCYYEWFYSDIDQPLLVGENDFCRCLQEMFPDLKTRSLTRVQWHQLRRLMGKPRRCSPTFFAEERTLLEFRRKKIRQLQRQVHQGMIISDNMSQYKDLPDELPALLVVGTKVTARLASAREHKRGFYTGTVDAVDIDKHRYWVTFDRPGLGNHPIPDTEIRSAELTEVISVSSLEASQKTQWPPRDFFQHIQSRTPPRPSLPETSRMSNSFFSPDAKSDPFLTSSPARRKMLNDTTALSQIAPSETQGSSEMSEVEGPQVIFLKQVAELSKLLQLKQEKIKKLGTLNKEVEKLNARQLTVTPDIQRRYAHVVVNLDDVNKQLNARLESIRTHCESLGFSSEVYGSPDLSTMEQAVKITGECNSKLEATGSGVKEPRLVNLVGNLTGLLIQIEKLSKSGSSLDLSSLSTFMGEIEKTVHPQNKKYFQDRVETPITLIQSGMNPGGTLHAFSTRPGHNRTYLRQVPPYS